A region of Helicoverpa zea isolate HzStark_Cry1AcR chromosome 16, ilHelZeax1.1, whole genome shotgun sequence DNA encodes the following proteins:
- the LOC124637680 gene encoding uncharacterized protein LOC124637680 yields the protein MEPFDTDRFITEINNRPATWNSLLPEYSNKVLKRNAWDELCQIFYNNFNEKTSKEKNLAVIELQRKWKSIKDAYKRDKAKNSNCSSGSGAKPRRPYIYSNLLTFLDPLYEIRSPSQNDDAALGNNQDCDFQKPHSPKKSKKTPKHEDPQDKLYEALTANLKQSKEANNTILSENPDILFLISLAKDFSAIKEEFKLEAKADMINLIRKYKNMGHSSRILNENRYQGAFQYEHQYGYQSGYQSESGYQSEFQPQYPSNQSAPRNESVSSLQNLDSNESVTNDSDIISDMYDDIE from the exons ATGGAACCCTTCGACACCGACCGCTTTataacagaaataaacaatCGTCCAGCTACATGGAATTCACTACTGCCCGAATATTCAAACAAAGTGTTAAAAAGAAATGCTTGGGATGAATTGTGCCaaattttttataacaattttaatgaaaaaaccaGTAAGGAAAAAAACCTGGCAG tcATTGAACTTCAAAGAAAATGGAAGAGCATTAAGGACGCTTATAAAAGAGACAAGGCGAAGAACAGTAACTGTTCCAGTGGATCTGGAGCTAAACCTAGAAGACCCTACATATATTCCAATTTGCTAACTTTTTTAGACCCGCTTTACGAAATAAGATCTCCAAGTCAAAATGATGATGCAGCACTGGGGAATAACCAAGACTGTGATTTTCAAAAACCACATTCACCAAAGAAGTCTAAAAAGACTCCAAAACATGAAGACCCACAAGACAAATTGTATGAAGCACTGACAGCAAATCTCAAACAGTCTAAGGAAGcgaataatacaattttatctgAAAATCCCGACATACTGTTCTTAATTTCGTTAGCTAAAGATTTTTCTGCTATCAAAGAGGAATTTAAGTTAGAGGCCAAAGCTGATATGATAAATTTAattcgtaaatataaaaatatgggaCACTCATCGAGAATATTGAATGAAAATAGATACCAAGGTGCATTTCAATATGAACATCAGTATGGATACCAGTCTGGATATCAGTCTGAATCTGGATATCAGTCTGAATTTCAACCACAATATCCAAGTAATCAATCAGCGCCAAGAAACGAATCTGTCAGTTCACTTCAAAATTTAGATAGCAATGAATCGGTTACAAATGACTCCGATATCATATCTGACATGTATGATGATATTGAATAA
- the LOC124637679 gene encoding protein ALP1-like, with product MASVETTLLTLALVLLLKSKKRKKKRIYWIDPFTSEKRLSGHYHTTFKKLVIHRRWKKFYNCYRMSYSSFQELLLILKPELTRQNTAMRSCISAEERLLITLRYLATGCYFSDIHYDFKCGQTTAGIIVRETVKIIWDKLKNICMPEPTEESHLKTAEGFMKYANFPNLLGAIDGKHIRVIKPQHSGSEYFNYKKYFSIVLLAICDANYRFIDIDVGCYGKAADSTINECSEWTKKIRQGNYNIPNARPISNNGVPIPFTFVGDEGFALSQHLQRPYAGKILPREKRIYNYRLTRARRYIECTFGILSNKFKIFNRPLNVSVDFSVAIVKACCVLHNFIRERDGYNFHNSLSIVGLEDPPEDASLISIGARRSQGQLSGTMIRNMYADYFISDEGAVPWQDSKI from the exons ATGGCGTCGGTTGAGACAACACTGCTTACTTTGGCTTTAGtacttcttttaaaaagtaaaaaacgtaaaaaaaagcgAATTTATTGGATAGATCCATTTACGAGTGAAAAAAGATTGAGTGGTCATTATcatacaacttttaaaaaattggTAATACATAGAAGATGGAagaaattttataattgttatcgAATGTCATATTCGTCATTCCAAGAACTTCTTTTGATTCTAAAACCTGAGTTAACTCGTCAAAATACAGCAATGAGATCATGTATATCGGCAGAAGAACGTTTGCTCATCACATTGAG GTATTTAGCTACGGGTTGCTATTTCTCAGATATTCACTATGACTTTAAGTGTGGACAAACGACGGCAGGCATCATAGTCCGTGAAACAGTGAAAATAATAtgggataaattaaaaaacatctgtaTGCCAGAACCAACCGAGGAATCACATCTAAAAACTGCTGAAGGATTTATGAAATACGCAAATTTTCCCAATCTACTTGGGGCTATCGATGGGAAACATATCAGAGTTATAAAACCTCAACATAGTGGATCagagtattttaattataaaaaatatttttccatcgtATTGCTTGCAATATGTGACGCAAATTACAGATTTATCGATATAGATGTCGGATGCTATGGAAAGGCTGCAGACTCAACAATAAATGAATGTAGTGAATGGACCAAAAAGATAAGGCAAGGAAATTATAATATACCAAATGCGAGACCAATATCTAATAATGGAGTGCCAATACCATTTACGTTTGTTGGAGATGAAGGCTTTGCATTATCTCAACATTTACAGAGACCTTACGCTGGAAAAATCTTGCCACGAGAGAAAAGAATATATAATTACCGCTTGACACGTGCCAGACGATACATTGAATGTACATTTGGTATATTAAGCAAcaaatttaaaatctttaatcggccactgaacgtTAGCGTGGACTTCAGTGTGGCTATTGTGAAAGCCTGTTGTGTACTGCATAATTTCATACGTGAACGTGACGgttataattttcataattcttTGAGTATAGTTGGTTTAGAAGATCCTCCTGAAGATGCAAGTTTGATTTCGATTGGTGCAAGACGGTCACAGGGACAATTAAGCGGAACTATGATACGAAATATGTACgctgattattttattagtgatgAAGGTGCAGTACCATGGCAAGATTCTAAAATTTAG